From a region of the Mycobacterium sp. SMC-8 genome:
- the thrC gene encoding threonine synthase: protein MSTTRAVHQPWPGLIEAYRDRLPIEDSWTTITLREGGTPLLPAPRLSEYTGCTVHLKVEGLNPTGSFKDRGMTMAVTEAVSRGQQAVLCASTGNTSASAAAYAARAGITCAVLVPQGKIAMGKLAQAVMHGAKIIQIDGNFDDCLELARKLTADFPTVSLVNSVNPFRIEGQKTAAFEIVDALGDAPDVHALPVGNAGNITAYWKGYTEYHRDGLATRLPRMLGTQAAGAAPLVLGEPVSDPETIATAIRIGSPASWTSAVEAQQQSDGRFLAATDEEILAAYHLVARAEGVFVEPASAASIAGLLKSIEDGWVAKGSTVVCTVTGNGLKDPDTALKGMPAVIPVPVDPVAVVAKLGLV from the coding sequence GTGAGTACCACCCGAGCCGTGCATCAGCCCTGGCCCGGTCTGATCGAGGCATACCGGGACCGGCTGCCCATCGAGGACAGCTGGACCACCATCACGCTGCGCGAGGGCGGCACCCCGCTGTTGCCGGCGCCTCGGCTGTCCGAATACACCGGCTGCACCGTGCATTTGAAGGTCGAGGGGCTCAACCCGACCGGCTCGTTCAAAGACCGTGGCATGACGATGGCCGTCACCGAGGCGGTCTCGCGCGGGCAGCAGGCGGTGCTGTGCGCGTCGACCGGCAACACCTCCGCCTCGGCCGCCGCCTACGCAGCCCGCGCCGGGATCACATGCGCGGTGCTGGTGCCGCAGGGCAAGATCGCGATGGGCAAGCTGGCCCAGGCGGTCATGCACGGCGCCAAGATCATCCAGATCGACGGCAACTTCGACGACTGCCTTGAGCTGGCCCGCAAGCTCACTGCGGACTTCCCGACGGTCTCACTTGTCAACTCGGTCAACCCGTTCCGCATCGAGGGCCAGAAGACCGCGGCGTTCGAGATCGTCGACGCGCTCGGTGACGCCCCGGACGTGCATGCGCTTCCGGTCGGCAACGCCGGCAACATCACCGCCTACTGGAAGGGCTACACCGAGTATCACCGCGACGGTCTTGCCACGAGGCTGCCCCGCATGCTGGGCACCCAGGCGGCCGGGGCCGCGCCGCTGGTGCTCGGTGAGCCGGTGAGCGATCCCGAGACCATCGCGACCGCGATCCGGATCGGTTCGCCCGCGTCGTGGACTTCGGCAGTGGAGGCGCAGCAGCAGTCCGACGGGCGCTTCCTGGCCGCCACCGACGAGGAGATCCTCGCCGCCTACCATCTGGTCGCCCGTGCCGAAGGGGTGTTCGTCGAACCGGCGTCGGCGGCCAGCATCGCCGGCCTGCTGAAGTCCATCGAAGACGGCTGGGTCGCCAAGGGTTCCACTGTCGTTTGCACCGTCACCGGCAACGGACTCAAAGACCCCGACACCGCGCTCAAAGGCATGCCCGCGGTCATCCCCGTGCCCGTCGACCCGGTCGCGGTCGTCGCCAAGCTCGGTCTGGTTTAG
- a CDS encoding homoserine dehydrogenase, translating into MSDEIGVAVLGLGNVGSEVVRIISESAADLTARIGAPLAVRGIGVRRVDADRGVPVEMLTDNIDELVSRDDVDIVVELMGPVEPARKAILAALEQGKSVVTANKALMAVAAGELAQAAEHAHVDLYFEAAVAGAIPVIRPLTQSLAGDTVLRVAGIVNGTTNYILSEMDSTGADYASALADASALGYAEADPTADVEGYDAAAKAAILASIAFHTRVSADDVHREGITKVTSADFASARALGCTIKLLAICERLTTDDGQQRVSARVYPALVPLEHPLASVNGAFNAVVVEAEAAGRLMFYGQGAGGAPTASAVLGDLVMAARNRVQGGRGPRESKYAKLPVAPIGLIPTRYYVNMNVADRPGVLSAVAAEFSKREVSIAEVRQEGMVDQGGQRCGARIVVVTHQAADAALSETVEALADLEVVQSINSVLRMEGTTE; encoded by the coding sequence GTGAGTGACGAGATCGGCGTAGCCGTACTGGGGCTCGGCAACGTGGGCAGCGAAGTGGTGCGCATCATCAGCGAGAGCGCCGCCGACCTGACCGCGCGCATCGGGGCGCCGCTGGCGGTCCGGGGGATCGGGGTGCGGCGCGTCGACGCCGACCGCGGCGTGCCGGTGGAGATGCTGACCGACAACATCGACGAACTCGTCTCGCGCGACGACGTCGACATCGTCGTCGAGCTGATGGGCCCGGTCGAGCCCGCGCGCAAGGCCATCCTCGCCGCGCTCGAACAGGGCAAGTCCGTGGTCACCGCCAACAAGGCGCTGATGGCGGTGGCCGCCGGTGAGCTGGCCCAGGCCGCCGAGCACGCACACGTCGACCTGTACTTCGAGGCGGCCGTGGCCGGTGCCATCCCGGTGATCCGCCCGCTGACCCAGTCGCTGGCCGGCGACACCGTGCTGCGGGTGGCCGGCATCGTCAACGGCACCACCAACTACATCCTGTCCGAGATGGACAGCACCGGCGCCGACTACGCCTCCGCACTCGCCGACGCGTCCGCGCTCGGGTACGCCGAGGCCGATCCGACCGCCGACGTGGAGGGCTACGACGCGGCGGCCAAGGCCGCGATCCTGGCGTCGATCGCGTTCCACACCCGGGTCAGCGCCGACGACGTCCACCGCGAGGGCATCACCAAGGTCACCTCGGCCGATTTCGCCTCCGCACGCGCGCTGGGCTGCACGATCAAGCTGCTCGCCATTTGCGAGCGGCTCACCACCGATGATGGGCAACAACGGGTTTCGGCGCGGGTGTACCCGGCGCTGGTGCCGCTGGAGCATCCGCTGGCTTCCGTCAACGGCGCGTTCAACGCGGTCGTCGTCGAAGCCGAGGCCGCCGGGCGGCTGATGTTCTACGGTCAGGGCGCCGGTGGCGCGCCGACCGCGTCGGCGGTGCTCGGCGATCTGGTGATGGCCGCGCGCAACCGGGTGCAGGGCGGTCGCGGCCCGCGCGAATCCAAATACGCCAAGCTGCCGGTCGCGCCCATCGGGCTGATCCCGACGCGCTACTACGTCAACATGAACGTCGCCGACCGTCCGGGCGTGCTGTCCGCCGTCGCGGCCGAGTTCAGCAAGCGCGAGGTCAGCATCGCCGAGGTGCGTCAGGAAGGCATGGTCGACCAGGGCGGTCAGCGCTGCGGCGCCCGCATCGTCGTGGTCACCCACCAGGCCGCCGATGCGGCCCTGTCCGAGACCGTCGAGGCCCTCGCCGATCTCGAGGTTGTCCAGAGCATCAACAGCGTCCTGCGGATGGAAGGGACCACAGAGTGA